The genome window CCACGCCAGGAGCATGCTGATCGGGGCCAGTACGCCGATCACGGGCAGCAGCGGCAGCCGCAGCAGCCCGATGCCCACGAAGGCACACCCGAGGATCGCCAGTGCTGGCAGCCCGAGGCGCAGCCGGTCGGCCATCTTCAACGCCGTCCCGATGAACAGGCCGGCCGCTGCCGCCGCGACGCCATGCACCGCGCCGTCGATCGGCGGGAACGAGACCAGCCAGTCAAAGCCCATGCCCAGCAGCAGCAGCGTCACAATCGGACCGGTCATCAGCCCGCCGAGCGCCAGCGCCGCGCCGAGCGCGCCGTGGAAGCGGTCGCCGATGAAGACCGAGACGTTGCCGACATTGGGGCCGGGCAGCACCTGGGCCAAACCGAGCAGCTCGGCGTACTCGCGGTCGTCGAACCAGCCCTCCTCTTCGACGATCACCCTTCGCGCCCACGGCCCGACGCCGCCGAACGCGCAGATGCCGATCTTGAAGAAGGCGAGGTAGAGCTGGAACGGCGTCGGGACCGGGCGAGACGGAGGGGTCGCCTGGGCCGCCTGCACGCACGTGGCCCGCGCTTCCCCAACCGCGCCCGCTTCACTGCTCACCCGCGAACCCCAGCACGATCCTCCCACGATCGCCGTTGACGATCGCCGTTGACGGTCGCCGTTGACGGTCGCCCGGCGCCAGCGCTTCGGCATGGTAGCTGCGCCGTTGTTCGCGCGCCCACCCGAATGACACGCGCCAGATGCCGCGCCCGAAGTGTGCCGCTCGACAGCGTATCGTCAGTAGAATCGTGGGACCGTCCCGGAAGGCTCACGGGGCGAGCCGACATCGGCGGTGGAGAGCGATGGCGATTCTCACGCGCGACGAGATCATCCGGCGGGTCCAAGCAGGGGATATCGGCATCGACCCGTTCGACGAG of Chloroflexota bacterium contains these proteins:
- a CDS encoding chromate transporter is translated as MSSEAGAVGEARATCVQAAQATPPSRPVPTPFQLYLAFFKIGICAFGGVGPWARRVIVEEEGWFDDREYAELLGLAQVLPGPNVGNVSVFIGDRFHGALGAALALGGLMTGPIVTLLLLGMGFDWLVSFPPIDGAVHGVAAAAAGLFIGTALKMADRLRLGLPALAILGCAFVGIGLLRLPLLPVIGVLAPISMLLAWRLRW